A single Apium graveolens cultivar Ventura unplaced genomic scaffold, ASM990537v1 ctg4280, whole genome shotgun sequence DNA region contains:
- the LOC141701665 gene encoding secreted RxLR effector protein 161-like — MLSLVICLKTEFEMKDLGRTKYFLGIQVEHLSTEIFLHQSTYTEKVLNRFYVDKSHPLTTPMVVKSLEPDKDPFRPREDGKEVLGPEIPYLGAIGALMYLANNTRPDITFVVSLLAKFSSAPMDRHWNEIKHIFRYIRRIIDFGLFFPKNSTSQLIGYADAVYLSDPHFGKSQTGYVSTYCGATISWKFTK; from the coding sequence ATGTTGTCACTTGTCATATGCCTAAAGacagagtttgaaatgaaagatcttggaaggacaaAATATTTTCTTGGGATACAAGTCGAGCACTTGTCAACAGAAATTTTCCTCCACCAATCCACATATACAGAAAAGGTTTTGAACCGATTTTACGTGGATAAATCTCATCCATTGACTACTCCGATGGTGGTTAAATCTTTAGAACCTGATAAAGATCCATTTCGACCACGAGAAGATGGTAAAGAGGTTCTTGGTCCTGAAATCCCATATCTTGGAGCAATTGGTGCACTTATGTATCTTGCAAATAATACAAGACCAGATATTACATTTGTTGTGAGTTTATTGGCTAAATTTAGCTCTGCTCCGATGGACAGACATTGGAATGAGATCAAGCATATATTTCGTTATATTCGTAGAATAATTGATTTTGGGTTATTCTTCCCGAAAAACTCAACATCTCAGCTGATCGGATATGCAGATGCCGTATATttgtcagatcctcattttggaaaatcacaaactgGATATGTATCTACATATTGCGGTGCAACCATTTCCTGGAAATTCACGAAGTAA
- the LOC141701664 gene encoding pentatricopeptide repeat-containing protein At4g22760 — translation MATLVPKVSALLEKTLTVKQIKQIQALVLINGLNHLERLVVHRLLNSSNSYNRDTSKYLQLILQHMQNPDVSLWAHNIRFLSKHGQFVEAYAQYVHMQRSGLLPSTFAVSSALKACARVKDLWGGISIHAQIHKYAFFDDVYVQTALVDFYSKLNDIETSRKIFDDMERKNVVSWNSLLIGYLKNGDLPLAQRLFDEIPEKDVISWNSMITGYLRTGDIDQAYSLFEKMPERNTASWNAVIGGYVNCGEIELARAYYDLMPKRNNVSCITMIAGYSRCGNVESANELFNQMDEKDQVLYNAMIACFAQNSRPQEALQLFNEMIQPRVNIQPDKMTFSSVISACSQLGDLCFGVWVESYMRKLEIRMDDHLATAFIDLYAKSGSIDKAFELFRGLRKKDLVAYTAMILGCGINGRDSDAIELFEKMIHSEISPNLVTFTGLLTAFNHVGMVEEGYHCFNSMKKYGLVPSADHYSLMVDLLGRAGRLVEAQDLIKSMPMQPHAGVWGSLLSACNLHNNVELGEIAAKHCFELEPDTTSYRSLLANIYSSAGRWDDAKRLQKAIHESGIEKGMAKISGSSWMGHS, via the coding sequence ATGGCGACGCTGGTTCCCAAAGTATCAGCCTTGTTGGAGAAGACTCTGACTGTTAAACAAATAAAGCAAATTCAGGCACTGGTACTTATCAATGGTCTTAATCATTTAGAGAGATTAGTGGTCCACAGACTTCTTAATTCTTCAAATAGTTATAATAGAGATACATCTAAGTACCTTCAGTTAATCCTTCAGCACATGCAAAATCCAGATGTTTCTTTGTGGGCACACAACATCCGCTTTCTCTCTAAACATGGGCAATTTGTTGAGGCGTATGCTCAGTATGTACATATGCAGAGATCAGGACTATTACCAAGCACTTTTGCCGTGTCATCTGCTCTTAAGGCATGTGCAAGGGTAAAAGATCTGTGGGGTGGGATCTCAATTCATGCTCAAATTCACAAATATGCATTTTTTGATGATGTTTATGTTCAAACAGCTCTTGTGGATTTCTATTCAAAACTTAATGATATTGAGACATCACGCAAGATTTTCGATGATATGGAAAGGAAAAATGTGGTTtcttggaattcattgctaatcGGTTACCTAAAGAATGGAGATTTACCACTGGCTCAGAGACTCTTTGATGAGATTCCAGAGAAGGATGTTATATCTTGGAATTCAATGATTACGGGATATTTGAGGACGGGTGATATAGATCAAGCATATTCTCTGTTTGAAAAGATGCCTGAAAGAAATACGGCTTCCTGGAATGCAGTTATTGGTGGATATGTAAACTGCGGGGAAATTGAACTAGCAAGAGCCTATTATGATTTAATGCCCAAAAGAAACAATGTTTCTTGTATTACGATGATTGCAGGATACTCGAGATGTGGGAATGTTGAATCTGCTAATGAGCTGTTTAATCAAATGGATGAGAAAGATCAAGTCTTGTACAATGCCATGATAGCTTGTTTTGCCCAAAATAGCAGACCACAGGAGGCACTTCAGTTATTCAATGAGATGATTCAACCCCGTGTAAATATTCAACCGGATAAAATGACGTTTTCTAGTGTTATATCTGCATGCTCTCAACTTGGAGATTTATGTTTTGGTGTGTGGGTTGAATCATACATGAGAAAACTCGAAATCAGAATGGATGATCATCTTGCCACTGCTTTTATTGATTTGTATGCTAAGTCTGGAAGCATTGATAAAGCTTTTGAGTTGTTTCGTGGCTTGCGAAAGAAAGATCTGGTTGCTTATACAGCTATGATATTGGGATGTGGCATAAATGGCCGGGACAGTGATGCCATCGAGTTGTTTGAGAAGATGATACATTCTGAAATTTCTCCAAATTTAGTTACTTTTACAGGGCTGTTAACTGCCTTCAATCATGTTGGTATGGTGGAAGAAGGCTATCATTGCTTCAATTCCATGAAAAAGTATGGACTTGTTCCATCTGCTGATCATTACAGTCTCATGGTTGATCTCCTTGGTCGAGCAGGGAGGTTAGTAGAAGCCCAAGATTTAATAAAGAGCATGCCTATGCAGCCTCATGCTGGGGTTTGGGGATCATTACTTTCTGCTTGTAATTTACATAACAATGTTGAACTTGGGGAAATTGCAGCTAAGCATTGCTTTGAGTTGGAGCCTGATACTACTAGTTATCGTTCACTTCTGGCCAATATATACTCCTCAGCTGGGAGGTGGGATGATGCCAAGAGATTGCAGAAAGCTATCCACGAATCGGGGATTGAAAAGGGTATGGCCAAGATATCTGGAAGTAGTTGGATGGGACATAGTTGA